In one Chryseobacterium camelliae genomic region, the following are encoded:
- a CDS encoding TonB-dependent receptor, giving the protein MKKHYVVAALLVSGAVFSQTTTDSITSKNIEDVVIVASRKPTKISEIPGTVWVVQKEKIQEQVKSGVPIKEMLSILIPSMDIGPQGRTNYGQNMRGRSALIMIDGVSLNSIRTISRQLDAIDPFNIERIEVLSGASSIYGGNATGGIINIITKAPSKTGISGETEVGVRTGFMGNDDHDFRAAQSIAAKGEKLFGRLGVAYQQNGGVYGADQNQVLTDITQTDLQYNQSLDILATGGYKFNNTHKITASVQYYNSKFNGDRSLYLGQNLAAFNTKNASLLEMRDGFSSDKNIGTERYMGTLTYNGNNILGGQDLYVQLATRGEKLGFYPFPGTVKLPATTSYMSSSQQNTFYSGLKALLSKSWRGLNVTYGVDIDLEKFEGTQSVYDIAKTMSSGGLINETKYSLGRYPTNHSESYAGYVQAKYNILPKLQLNGGIRYQNMNVRVDDFIGSQQQTQVAMGYGISASAIPGGKSSYNVTLANAGLLYKFNEQHQVWGTFSQGVSLADPSKYYGIGVYNLNTSTGNWDVISSINVKEQPLQAIKTNQFEVGYRISKGGLRGQVAGFLSTSDKNITVDRTTFQILVNDLKLRNMGIEAEVSYSMNNGVYFGASGLLIQSQVDNKGAWQKQEIYNASPSKLVTYIGYNVKNWSFRFQSLQNFKLKDDINNEIDGYNTSDLMAGYRFNWGKFNLGIQNIFNTDYQTIWSKRSQVLYSSYGLPELFNYKGRGRTYNLSYTFEF; this is encoded by the coding sequence ATGAAAAAGCATTATGTTGTTGCCGCTTTACTGGTTTCAGGAGCTGTATTTTCTCAAACTACCACAGATTCTATAACCTCTAAAAATATTGAGGATGTGGTCATTGTAGCTTCAAGAAAACCTACAAAAATTTCAGAAATTCCGGGTACGGTTTGGGTTGTTCAGAAAGAAAAAATACAGGAACAGGTAAAGAGCGGAGTTCCCATTAAAGAAATGTTATCTATTCTAATTCCGAGTATGGATATCGGTCCGCAGGGAAGAACCAACTACGGACAAAATATGCGTGGGCGTTCTGCTTTAATTATGATTGATGGAGTATCATTGAACAGTATCCGTACAATCAGCCGGCAGCTTGATGCGATTGATCCTTTTAATATTGAAAGAATCGAAGTTCTTTCCGGGGCGAGTTCAATTTACGGAGGCAATGCGACGGGAGGGATTATTAATATTATTACCAAAGCTCCTTCGAAAACCGGAATTAGCGGGGAAACAGAAGTTGGGGTACGTACCGGATTTATGGGGAATGATGATCATGATTTCCGTGCGGCACAATCCATTGCAGCAAAGGGTGAGAAACTTTTCGGAAGATTAGGTGTTGCTTATCAGCAAAACGGTGGGGTTTACGGAGCGGATCAAAATCAGGTTCTTACGGATATTACACAAACGGATCTTCAATATAACCAGTCATTGGATATTTTAGCAACCGGAGGGTATAAGTTTAATAATACTCATAAAATTACCGCTTCTGTTCAATATTATAATTCTAAGTTTAATGGTGATCGCAGTTTATACTTAGGTCAAAACCTTGCTGCTTTTAATACAAAAAATGCAAGTCTATTGGAGATGAGAGATGGTTTTTCTTCAGATAAAAATATTGGAACGGAACGTTATATGGGAACTTTAACCTATAATGGAAATAATATCTTGGGAGGTCAGGATTTGTATGTACAGTTGGCAACCAGAGGTGAAAAATTAGGTTTCTATCCGTTTCCGGGAACGGTAAAATTACCGGCTACGACTTCTTATATGTCTTCTTCACAACAAAATACTTTTTATTCGGGCTTAAAAGCTTTGCTGTCAAAATCCTGGAGAGGGCTGAATGTAACGTATGGAGTAGACATAGATTTGGAGAAGTTTGAAGGGACTCAGTCGGTTTATGATATCGCTAAAACCATGTCGAGTGGAGGGTTAATTAATGAAACAAAATACAGCCTGGGAAGATATCCTACCAACCATTCTGAAAGTTATGCAGGCTATGTTCAGGCAAAATACAATATTCTGCCAAAATTACAGCTTAATGGAGGGATAAGATATCAGAATATGAATGTGAGAGTGGATGATTTCATAGGATCACAACAGCAAACTCAGGTGGCTATGGGATATGGAATATCCGCATCTGCAATTCCGGGAGGAAAAAGTTCTTATAATGTGACTCTTGCGAATGCAGGATTGTTGTACAAATTTAATGAGCAACATCAAGTTTGGGGAACTTTCTCACAAGGAGTAAGTTTGGCAGATCCATCAAAATACTACGGAATTGGAGTTTATAATTTAAATACAAGCACAGGAAACTGGGATGTGATTTCAAGTATTAATGTAAAAGAACAGCCTTTGCAGGCGATTAAGACCAATCAGTTTGAAGTTGGCTATCGTATAAGTAAAGGTGGATTGAGAGGTCAGGTTGCCGGATTCTTAAGTACTTCGGATAAAAATATTACCGTAGACAGAACGACTTTCCAGATTTTGGTTAATGATCTGAAATTAAGAAATATGGGAATTGAAGCTGAGGTTTCTTACAGCATGAATAACGGAGTGTATTTCGGAGCCAGTGGATTGCTAATCCAGTCTCAGGTTGATAACAAAGGGGCGTGGCAAAAGCAGGAAATTTATAACGCCTCTCCGTCCAAGTTGGTGACGTATATCGGGTATAATGTTAAAAACTGGTCATTCAGATTCCAGTCACTGCAAAACTTCAAATTGAAAGATGATATTAATAATGAAATTGACGGGTATAACACATCCGATTTAATGGCAGGTTACCGATTCAATTGGGGGAAATTTAATTTAGGAATTCAGAATATCTTTAATACAGATTATCAAACGATCTGGAGTAAACGTTCTCAGGTATTGTATTCTTCATATGGACTTCCTGAACTGTTTAATTATAAAGGAAGGGGAAGAACATATAATCTTTCCTATACTTTCGAATTCTAA
- a CDS encoding sigma 54-interacting transcriptional regulator has product MKNDTTFKELKNSGYTNKTINQEIQANLMAKIKAKEPVFEGLFGYEDTVIPQLKKAILAGHHINLLGLRGQAKTRIARSMVNLLDEYMPIVKGSEINDSPFQPISKYARDLVAELGDETPVSWVHRSDRFFEKLATPDVNIADLIGDIDPIKAATLKLPYSDERVLHYGMIPRANRSIFVLNELPDLQARIQVSLFNILQEGDIQIRGFQLRMPLDIQFVFTANPEDYTNRGSIVTPLKDRIGSQIFTHYPKSVELAKQITEQEALISPEDREKIHISDLAKNLLEEVAFVARDSEYVDAKSGVSARLTISAMENLYAAAKLRLLETGSEKTNIRLLDFMSIIPSITGKIELVYEGEQEGADHVAKILIDQAIMRLFEDIFPRISKLEKEGIKTPYTDLIQWFSNHQLELNYADTDKEFYAKLDKVQPLIAVVEENSSELSKEDQNFCKELVLWALTISKKLDKSENQADYTFDSADVRQYFRN; this is encoded by the coding sequence ATGAAAAACGATACAACATTTAAAGAATTAAAAAATTCAGGATATACAAATAAAACCATCAACCAGGAAATCCAGGCTAATTTAATGGCTAAAATCAAAGCGAAAGAACCCGTTTTTGAAGGACTTTTCGGCTATGAAGATACCGTAATCCCGCAATTGAAAAAAGCGATTCTGGCTGGTCATCACATTAATCTTCTAGGATTGCGCGGACAGGCCAAAACAAGGATTGCAAGAAGCATGGTGAATCTTTTGGACGAATATATGCCGATTGTAAAAGGTTCTGAAATTAATGACAGTCCGTTTCAGCCGATTTCAAAATATGCAAGAGACCTGGTTGCAGAGCTTGGTGACGAAACACCGGTTTCATGGGTTCACCGTTCAGACCGTTTTTTTGAAAAACTGGCAACTCCTGATGTAAATATTGCCGATTTAATTGGGGACATCGATCCTATTAAAGCTGCGACTTTAAAATTGCCTTATTCTGACGAGCGTGTTTTGCATTATGGAATGATTCCAAGAGCCAACCGTTCTATTTTTGTTTTGAATGAATTACCCGACTTACAGGCAAGAATCCAGGTTTCTTTATTTAATATTTTACAGGAAGGGGACATTCAGATCAGAGGTTTCCAGTTGAGAATGCCTTTGGATATTCAGTTTGTATTTACGGCAAATCCTGAAGATTATACCAACAGAGGAAGCATTGTAACACCTTTAAAAGACAGAATCGGTTCTCAGATTTTCACTCATTACCCGAAAAGTGTTGAACTTGCCAAACAGATTACCGAGCAGGAAGCTTTGATTTCCCCGGAAGATCGTGAAAAAATCCACATTTCTGATTTAGCGAAAAATCTTTTGGAAGAAGTGGCTTTCGTTGCCAGAGACAGTGAATATGTTGATGCTAAAAGCGGAGTGAGTGCAAGATTGACGATCAGTGCCATGGAAAATCTTTATGCAGCGGCTAAATTGCGCCTTCTGGAAACCGGTTCAGAAAAAACCAACATCCGTCTTTTAGATTTTATGTCTATTATTCCTTCTATCACCGGAAAAATTGAATTGGTATATGAAGGTGAACAGGAAGGTGCAGATCATGTCGCTAAAATCCTGATTGATCAGGCCATTATGAGATTGTTTGAGGATATTTTCCCGCGTATTTCAAAACTGGAAAAAGAAGGAATTAAAACACCTTATACCGACTTGATTCAGTGGTTTTCTAACCATCAGCTTGAGTTAAATTATGCAGATACGGATAAAGAATTTTATGCTAAACTGGATAAGGTACAACCACTCATAGCTGTAGTGGAAGAAAATTCTTCCGAACTGAGCAAAGAAGATCAGAATTTCTGCAAAGAACTTGTTTTATGGGCTTTAACCATCAGCAAAAAATTAGATAAATCTGAAAACCAGGCAGACTATACTTTTGATTCGGCGGATGTGAGACAGTATTTCCGTAATTAA
- a CDS encoding vWA domain-containing protein, which yields MTNKSFNVHQGFTFSKHVPEEISNFDRVFDVFRDLLIHTSGDLEEAFEWLDMLDREYNIFNDEYSLEDFEEDLKKRGYIKAEDPEDGNSGTGEGKNVLTAKLEAALREYALDQIFGKLQKSGVGNHRTNKTGTGDERDGENRNFQYGDDLSAVNMTESLKNAQINNGISDLRMTEDDLIVEETKHKAQMSTVLMIDISHSMILYGEDRITPAKKVAMALVELIKRKYPKDSIDIIVFGNEAWPIKIKDLPYLQVGPYHTNTVAGLELAMDILRRKRNTNKQIFMITDGKPSCLKLPNGEYYMNSVGLDERIVSECLHKAAQARKLKIPITTFMIAQDPYLRKFVEIFTAQNKGKAFLTGLSGLGQMIFEDYEKNRIKRI from the coding sequence ATGACAAATAAAAGTTTTAATGTTCATCAGGGTTTTACTTTCAGTAAACATGTTCCGGAGGAAATTTCCAATTTCGACAGGGTTTTCGATGTATTCAGAGACTTGCTCATCCACACTTCCGGAGATCTTGAGGAAGCTTTTGAATGGCTCGATATGCTCGACAGGGAATACAATATTTTCAATGATGAATATAGTCTTGAAGATTTTGAAGAAGATCTGAAAAAACGCGGATATATCAAAGCTGAAGATCCTGAAGACGGTAATTCAGGAACCGGAGAAGGCAAAAATGTACTGACCGCAAAACTGGAAGCGGCATTGCGTGAATATGCTCTGGATCAGATTTTCGGAAAACTCCAGAAAAGCGGTGTCGGAAACCACCGTACCAACAAAACAGGAACCGGAGATGAACGTGATGGTGAAAACCGAAATTTCCAGTATGGAGATGATTTATCAGCCGTAAATATGACGGAAAGTCTGAAAAACGCCCAGATCAACAACGGAATTTCGGACCTCAGAATGACGGAAGATGACCTCATCGTAGAAGAAACCAAACATAAAGCTCAGATGAGCACGGTTTTAATGATAGACATCAGTCACTCAATGATTTTATATGGTGAAGACCGGATTACTCCTGCCAAAAAAGTAGCCATGGCTCTGGTGGAACTCATCAAACGAAAATACCCGAAAGATTCTATTGATATTATTGTTTTCGGAAATGAAGCATGGCCTATCAAAATTAAAGATCTTCCTTATTTACAGGTAGGGCCATATCATACCAATACGGTTGCCGGATTGGAACTGGCAATGGATATTCTGAGAAGAAAAAGAAATACCAACAAACAGATCTTCATGATTACCGACGGAAAACCGAGCTGTCTGAAGTTACCGAATGGAGAATATTATATGAACAGCGTAGGACTCGATGAAAGGATTGTTTCCGAATGCCTTCATAAAGCAGCACAGGCAAGAAAACTGAAAATTCCGATCACCACCTTTATGATTGCACAGGATCCTTATCTCCGGAAATTTGTTGAAATTTTCACAGCTCAAAATAAAGGAAAAGCTTTTCTTACAGGACTTTCAGGACTAGGGCAGATGATTTTTGAAGATTATGAGAAAAATAGAATTAAAAGGATTTAA
- a CDS encoding class I SAM-dependent methyltransferase, which translates to MKDLMGRAIWDYYQNENPEDLQTETSISELDELPVDYLFRDFEDMNDIEQKALELSKGKTLDIGAGAGSHSLYLQNDRNLDVTALDISPKSIEVCKLRGIKKAVTENMLHFEGETFDTIVLLMNGTGIFQSLTVIDIYLKKLHSLLNEKGQILIDSTDILYMFDRDEDGGVYIPAEGYYGELDYIVHYKGESEDPIKWLYLDFNTLKNAAENNGFAIEKVLQDEDAYLARLTKNR; encoded by the coding sequence ATGAAAGATTTAATGGGCAGGGCGATTTGGGATTATTATCAAAACGAAAATCCTGAAGACCTGCAGACTGAAACTTCAATTTCCGAACTGGACGAGCTTCCGGTGGACTATCTTTTCCGAGATTTTGAAGACATGAATGATATTGAGCAAAAAGCGTTGGAATTATCTAAAGGTAAAACGTTGGATATCGGTGCAGGAGCCGGATCGCATTCTTTATATCTTCAAAATGATAGAAATCTTGATGTTACTGCATTAGATATTTCACCAAAATCCATTGAAGTCTGCAAATTGAGAGGAATCAAAAAAGCGGTTACTGAAAATATGCTTCATTTCGAAGGAGAAACTTTTGATACGATTGTTTTGTTAATGAACGGAACCGGAATTTTCCAAAGCCTTACTGTTATTGATATTTATCTTAAAAAATTACATTCTTTATTAAACGAAAAAGGTCAGATTCTGATTGACAGTACCGATATTTTATATATGTTTGATCGTGATGAAGATGGCGGAGTTTATATTCCGGCAGAAGGATATTACGGAGAACTGGATTATATCGTCCATTACAAAGGAGAATCCGAAGATCCGATCAAATGGCTGTATCTTGATTTTAATACCCTGAAAAACGCAGCTGAAAACAATGGATTTGCAATTGAAAAAGTTTTGCAGGACGAAGATGCCTATTTAGCGAGATTGACTAAAAATAGATAG
- the metG gene encoding methionine--tRNA ligase, translating into MSNRKMITAALPYANGPVHIGHLAGVYIPADVYARFQRRSGKDVAFICGSDEHGIPITIRAKKEGVTPQDIVDKYHEIIKKSFSDLGISFDEYSRTTSKNHYETSQDFFKVLYEKGKFTEEISEQYFDEQAGEFLADRYIVGTCPNCGNENAYGDQCEKCGSTLSPSELINPKSMLSGNVPILKETKNWYLPLNEYEDFLNEWIIEGHKDDWKPNVYGQVKSWLNDGLKPRAMTRDLNWGVPVPLPGAEGKVLYVWFDAPIGYISFTKEWAAKNGKDWKDYWQSESSDLVHFIGKDNIVFHCIIFPSMMKAHGDYIMPKNVPAFEFLNLENDKISTSRNWAVWAHEYVEDFPGQQDVLRYALLSSAPETKDNNFTWKDFQTKNNSELVGIFGNFINRVAVLIHKYYDGIVPQGDANSPELMEINKAAKEISGFLENYEFRNSLTALMNLARFGNQYLQTEEPWKTIKDNPEKAAQSLFVGAQIAVALAQLCEPFMPFSSEKLLNMFNIQKSDWNDVETKSVLIETGHKINESSLLFSKIEDNVIEAQIQKLEDTKQNNKKTNPNANPMKDEITFDDFTKIDLRTATILEAEKVEKADKLLKLTVDTGVDVRTVVSGIAESFTPEEVVGKQVMILLNLAPRKIRGIESQGMLLLTTKPDGKLSFVTPDDSNVENGIEIG; encoded by the coding sequence ATGTCAAACAGAAAGATGATTACGGCGGCTTTGCCATATGCAAACGGGCCGGTTCATATTGGGCATTTGGCTGGAGTTTACATTCCTGCAGATGTTTATGCGAGATTTCAGAGAAGATCAGGAAAAGATGTGGCGTTTATCTGCGGATCAGATGAGCACGGGATTCCTATTACCATAAGAGCTAAAAAAGAAGGCGTTACCCCACAAGATATCGTTGACAAATACCACGAGATCATCAAAAAATCTTTCTCAGATTTAGGGATTTCATTTGATGAATATTCGAGAACAACTTCTAAAAACCATTACGAGACCAGCCAGGATTTCTTTAAGGTTCTTTATGAAAAAGGGAAATTCACGGAAGAAATATCTGAGCAGTATTTTGACGAACAGGCAGGAGAATTCCTGGCGGACAGATATATTGTTGGAACTTGTCCGAATTGCGGTAACGAAAACGCTTACGGAGACCAGTGTGAAAAATGCGGTTCTACCCTTTCACCGTCTGAACTGATTAATCCAAAATCAATGTTAAGCGGAAATGTTCCTATTTTAAAGGAAACAAAAAACTGGTATCTTCCATTAAATGAATATGAAGACTTCCTAAACGAATGGATTATTGAAGGTCATAAAGACGACTGGAAACCTAATGTTTACGGACAGGTAAAATCTTGGTTAAATGATGGTTTAAAACCACGTGCAATGACCAGAGATCTGAACTGGGGTGTTCCTGTTCCTCTTCCGGGCGCAGAAGGAAAAGTATTATATGTATGGTTTGATGCACCAATCGGCTATATTTCTTTTACCAAAGAATGGGCCGCGAAAAACGGAAAAGACTGGAAAGATTACTGGCAAAGCGAAAGCTCTGATTTAGTTCACTTCATCGGAAAAGACAATATTGTGTTCCACTGTATTATTTTCCCTTCGATGATGAAAGCTCACGGAGATTATATCATGCCGAAAAATGTTCCTGCTTTTGAATTCCTGAATCTTGAAAATGATAAAATTTCAACATCAAGAAACTGGGCGGTTTGGGCACACGAATACGTAGAAGATTTCCCGGGACAGCAGGATGTATTGAGATATGCTCTTCTTTCATCAGCTCCGGAAACAAAGGATAATAATTTTACCTGGAAAGATTTCCAGACGAAGAATAACTCTGAGTTGGTAGGAATTTTCGGGAATTTCATCAACAGAGTTGCGGTTTTGATTCATAAATATTACGACGGGATTGTACCTCAAGGTGATGCTAACAGTCCTGAATTAATGGAAATTAATAAAGCTGCAAAAGAAATTTCAGGTTTCCTGGAAAATTATGAATTCAGAAATTCATTGACCGCTTTAATGAACTTAGCTCGTTTCGGAAACCAGTATCTTCAAACGGAAGAACCTTGGAAAACCATTAAAGACAATCCTGAAAAAGCAGCTCAGTCTTTATTTGTAGGAGCTCAGATTGCTGTTGCTTTAGCTCAGTTATGTGAACCGTTCATGCCTTTCAGTTCTGAAAAATTATTGAATATGTTCAATATTCAAAAATCTGATTGGAATGATGTTGAGACAAAATCTGTTTTAATTGAAACCGGTCATAAAATCAATGAATCGTCCCTTCTTTTCTCAAAAATCGAAGACAATGTTATCGAAGCTCAAATCCAGAAGCTGGAAGACACGAAACAAAACAATAAGAAAACAAACCCTAACGCAAACCCTATGAAAGACGAAATCACTTTTGATGATTTTACAAAAATCGACTTAAGAACAGCCACAATTTTAGAAGCTGAAAAAGTTGAAAAAGCAGACAAATTACTAAAGCTTACTGTTGACACAGGCGTTGATGTAAGAACTGTGGTTTCAGGGATTGCAGAAAGCTTCACTCCGGAAGAAGTAGTTGGAAAACAGGTAATGATTTTATTAAACCTTGCACCAAGAAAAATCAGAGGAATTGAATCTCAGGGAATGTTGTTGTTGACAACAAAACCAGACGGAAAATTATCTTTTGTAACACCGGATGACAGCAATGTTGAGAACGGTATTGAAATAGGATAA
- a CDS encoding nuclear transport factor 2 family protein has protein sequence MKKTTIFFTLIVFVLSFTTISAQKKFEKEKKEIGTMLDDFNVAAAKADFNAYFNYFADESTFIGTDATEVWDKKAFMVWAKPYFDKKRTWNFTSMKRNIYFSKDGKMAWFDELLDTQMKICRGSGVVEKINGQWKVKQYVLSVTVPNEIVDKVVVEKTPIEDVLIQKLKK, from the coding sequence ATGAAAAAAACGACAATATTCTTTACTTTAATAGTATTCGTTCTAAGCTTTACAACGATATCAGCTCAGAAGAAATTCGAGAAAGAAAAAAAAGAAATCGGAACAATGCTGGATGATTTCAACGTTGCGGCAGCAAAAGCTGATTTCAATGCTTACTTTAATTATTTTGCAGACGAATCTACATTTATAGGAACAGACGCCACCGAAGTTTGGGATAAAAAAGCATTCATGGTGTGGGCAAAACCGTATTTTGATAAAAAAAGAACCTGGAATTTCACTTCTATGAAAAGAAACATTTATTTCAGTAAAGACGGAAAAATGGCCTGGTTCGATGAATTGCTGGATACTCAGATGAAAATCTGCCGTGGTTCGGGAGTTGTTGAAAAAATAAACGGACAATGGAAAGTGAAGCAGTATGTACTTTCTGTAACCGTTCCTAATGAAATTGTAGACAAGGTTGTGGTAGAAAAAACACCAATCGAAGACGTCTTAATCCAAAAACTGAAAAAATAA
- a CDS encoding pirin family protein → MKTVYHKADTRGHANHGWLNSYHTFSFAGYQNPERMNFGVLRVLNDDTVTQGMGFGTHPHRDMEIISIPLEGDLEHKDSMGTIAVIQKGEIQVMSAGTGVMHSEYNKNKDQAVKFLQIWVFPKEVGVEPRYDQKSIKQGEKINGFQQILSPNKNDDGVWIHQDAWFNLANFTKGNGKNYMLNKKGNGVYAFVLKGSAKVGDRILNERDGLGIWDTQSFNIEAVEDTEILLMEVPMELPSYLK, encoded by the coding sequence ATGAAAACAGTATATCATAAAGCAGATACAAGAGGTCATGCAAATCACGGTTGGTTAAATTCTTATCATACATTTAGCTTTGCAGGATATCAAAACCCTGAAAGAATGAATTTCGGAGTGTTGAGAGTATTAAATGACGACACCGTTACCCAGGGAATGGGATTCGGAACACACCCTCACAGGGACATGGAAATCATTTCGATCCCTTTGGAAGGCGATTTGGAACATAAAGATTCGATGGGAACAATTGCCGTTATCCAAAAAGGAGAAATTCAGGTGATGAGCGCAGGGACAGGAGTAATGCACAGCGAGTACAATAAAAATAAAGATCAGGCTGTGAAATTTTTGCAAATCTGGGTTTTTCCGAAAGAAGTCGGAGTTGAGCCAAGATATGATCAGAAAAGTATTAAACAAGGAGAAAAAATTAACGGTTTCCAACAAATTTTATCTCCTAATAAAAATGATGACGGAGTCTGGATTCATCAGGATGCGTGGTTTAATTTAGCTAATTTTACTAAAGGAAACGGTAAAAATTATATGCTCAACAAAAAAGGAAACGGAGTCTATGCTTTTGTATTGAAAGGTAGTGCAAAAGTGGGTGACAGAATTCTAAATGAAAGAGACGGTTTAGGAATCTGGGATACCCAAAGTTTCAATATAGAAGCTGTTGAAGACACAGAAATTCTTTTAATGGAAGTTCCTATGGAATTACCATCCTATTTAAAATAA
- a CDS encoding NADPH-dependent FMN reductase, giving the protein MKILAIAGSNSEASMNKHLVSYAASIFENAEVEVVDLNPFEMPIYKHERELANGVPQEAKDFAAKIDGANLLLVSLPEHNGTYSTAFKNVFDWVSRIKDRTVWNEVPMLLMSAAPGARGGAGVLEAATKRFPFHGGNIVETFSLPFFNDNFDKSAQKISNDEKDSELREKIQKISAIESILEK; this is encoded by the coding sequence ATGAAAATTTTAGCAATAGCAGGATCCAATTCTGAAGCATCAATGAATAAACACCTGGTCTCATACGCAGCATCTATCTTTGAAAATGCTGAAGTAGAAGTAGTAGACTTAAATCCTTTCGAAATGCCGATTTATAAGCATGAAAGAGAATTGGCAAACGGAGTTCCTCAGGAAGCTAAAGACTTTGCTGCAAAAATTGACGGAGCAAACCTGTTGTTAGTTTCTTTACCGGAGCACAACGGAACATACTCTACAGCATTCAAAAATGTGTTCGACTGGGTATCTAGAATCAAAGACAGAACGGTTTGGAATGAAGTACCGATGTTGCTGATGTCTGCGGCTCCGGGAGCGAGAGGAGGAGCAGGAGTTTTGGAAGCGGCAACGAAGCGTTTCCCTTTCCACGGTGGAAATATCGTAGAAACGTTTTCACTTCCTTTCTTTAATGATAATTTTGATAAATCGGCTCAGAAGATTTCTAATGATGAGAAAGACAGTGAATTAAGAGAAAAAATCCAGAAAATTTCTGCCATCGAATCTATCCTTGAAAAATAG
- the purM gene encoding phosphoribosylformylglycinamidine cyclo-ligase, protein MSNTYKSAGVDKEEGYKTVDKIKKAVGETHNSNVLNHLGSFGAFYEIGGYKNPVLVSGTDGVGTKLKVALDSKKYDSIGVDCFAMCANDILCHGAKPLFFLDYLACGKLDSEIAAEIVLGMVEACKDNNCALIGGETAEMPGMYQPGDYDVAGFCVGIVEKDQIIDGSKIKAGDKIIALPSSGFHSNGFSLVRKVFPDFNEEFEGKPLYETLLVPTRLYYKDIHKVLAEVEVAGIAHITGGGLYENIPRIIGDGLCASIDASKIQIPSIMLELEKRGGVAREEMFGTFNMGVGMIVVVEAEKAEKVLSLLDDAYEIGEITEGSEKINLSF, encoded by the coding sequence ATGAGCAACACTTACAAATCAGCAGGAGTAGACAAAGAAGAAGGATACAAAACGGTTGACAAGATTAAAAAAGCTGTCGGCGAAACGCACAATTCAAATGTATTGAATCATTTGGGAAGTTTTGGAGCTTTCTACGAAATCGGCGGATACAAAAATCCTGTTTTGGTTTCAGGAACAGATGGGGTGGGAACGAAGCTTAAAGTAGCTTTGGACTCAAAAAAATATGATTCTATCGGTGTAGATTGTTTCGCAATGTGTGCAAACGATATTCTTTGTCACGGTGCAAAACCATTATTTTTCTTAGATTATCTGGCTTGCGGAAAACTGGATTCAGAAATCGCTGCTGAAATTGTTTTAGGAATGGTGGAAGCTTGTAAAGACAATAACTGTGCATTAATTGGCGGTGAAACTGCTGAAATGCCGGGAATGTATCAACCGGGAGACTACGATGTTGCAGGATTCTGCGTAGGAATTGTTGAAAAAGACCAGATTATTGACGGATCTAAAATTAAAGCAGGAGATAAAATTATCGCATTGCCAAGTTCAGGTTTCCATTCAAACGGATTCTCTCTGGTAAGAAAAGTTTTCCCTGATTTCAACGAAGAATTTGAAGGAAAGCCTTTGTATGAAACACTTTTAGTTCCTACAAGATTATATTATAAAGATATTCATAAAGTACTTGCCGAGGTTGAAGTGGCAGGTATCGCTCATATCACAGGCGGTGGATTGTACGAAAACATCCCGAGAATTATCGGTGACGGATTATGTGCTTCTATCGATGCTTCAAAAATTCAGATTCCAAGCATTATGCTGGAGCTGGAAAAAAGAGGTGGAGTAGCTCGTGAAGAGATGTTCGGAACGTTCAATATGGGTGTCGGAATGATCGTAGTGGTAGAAGCTGAAAAAGCTGAGAAAGTACTAAGTCTTCTTGATGATGCTTACGAAATCGGAGAAATCACAGAAGGAAGCGAGAAAATAAATCTATCATTTTAA